One window of Cohnella hashimotonis genomic DNA carries:
- a CDS encoding SDR family oxidoreductase, giving the protein MQTWFITGASGGLASRITRRLLDRGDRVAATVRKPGVLDDLQAQYGSQLWQANLDLTNPQQIAEVVERAFSELGTIDVFVNNAAYGLYGAVEEASDRQIEHQFMTNVLGSLRAARAVLPFFRKQGSGHIVQISSMAGHYSIPGMGLYCSSKWAVEGAFEALAKEVAPFNIKTTMVEPGGIRTNFILSNAVIGERMDEYRNTEAGQFVSLMKGELPGVDMSMFNKMVVGDPDKMAQQIIHRVDQGEGPIRMALGSDAYEQIRAALLDRLAALEAQKELAYSTDADDVAKQI; this is encoded by the coding sequence ATGCAAACATGGTTCATCACAGGAGCATCAGGAGGCTTGGCTTCACGTATAACTCGCCGGTTGCTGGATAGGGGGGACCGTGTAGCCGCAACGGTACGCAAGCCAGGTGTGCTGGATGATCTGCAGGCACAGTATGGCTCCCAACTATGGCAGGCTAATTTAGATCTGACCAACCCTCAGCAAATTGCCGAAGTCGTGGAACGCGCATTTTCAGAACTGGGCACGATCGATGTGTTTGTCAATAATGCAGCCTATGGATTGTATGGCGCAGTGGAAGAAGCAAGCGACAGGCAAATTGAGCATCAGTTCATGACCAATGTGCTTGGCTCCCTGCGTGCAGCGCGTGCAGTCCTGCCCTTTTTCCGCAAGCAGGGCAGCGGCCACATTGTACAGATCTCGAGTATGGCGGGTCATTATTCGATTCCGGGTATGGGGCTGTATTGTTCTTCGAAATGGGCGGTCGAAGGGGCCTTTGAAGCGCTGGCTAAGGAAGTCGCTCCGTTCAATATTAAGACCACGATGGTGGAGCCCGGCGGGATCCGAACGAATTTCATTTTAAGCAACGCCGTGATCGGCGAGCGGATGGACGAATACCGGAATACGGAGGCAGGCCAATTCGTTAGCCTGATGAAGGGGGAACTGCCCGGTGTAGATATGAGCATGTTCAACAAAATGGTAGTCGGCGATCCGGATAAGATGGCGCAGCAGATTATCCACCGTGTCGATCAGGGAGAGGGGCCGATACGTATGGCGTTGGGCAGTGACGCCTATGAGCAAATCCGGGCAGCCCTGCTGGACAGACTGGCCGCTCTGGAAGCACAGAAAGAGCTGGCTTACTCCACTGATGCAGATGATGTAGCAAAACAAATTTAA
- a CDS encoding helix-turn-helix transcriptional regulator has translation MSCLKTNRSSSALGEFIKSRRERLQPSEAGIQPLPGRRRTPGLRREEVSYLAHISVTYYSWLEQGKEVNPSPEVLLSIGKALQLDEDEQKHLFDLANVDAASVVTVPNNGGPDAGVLQKIVDQLYYPSFITDEGTDVIVWNRAAELIIADFGSLPDNERNMIEIMFLKPDYRTRLLNWEGAARYSVAVMRASFDHYKDNPLYMERFERLRRESEEFVHFWELYEVKQKRVATALFRLPDAQEMEFALHSAAVIDNDPGLHWCFFVPVPGSGTEERLLRVLEQDRHLP, from the coding sequence GTGAGCTGCTTGAAAACAAACCGTTCCTCGTCCGCATTGGGCGAGTTCATAAAATCGCGCAGAGAACGCTTGCAGCCTTCAGAGGCAGGGATCCAGCCGCTGCCCGGACGAAGACGCACGCCGGGACTTCGAAGAGAAGAAGTCTCTTATCTTGCCCATATAAGCGTGACTTACTATTCCTGGTTGGAGCAAGGCAAGGAGGTGAATCCTTCGCCGGAGGTACTGCTAAGTATCGGCAAAGCGCTTCAGCTTGACGAAGATGAGCAGAAGCATCTGTTCGATCTGGCCAATGTTGACGCGGCGAGTGTCGTGACAGTGCCGAATAACGGAGGGCCGGATGCGGGAGTTTTGCAGAAAATCGTAGATCAACTTTATTATCCTTCTTTTATCACGGACGAAGGTACGGATGTGATCGTCTGGAATCGGGCAGCAGAACTGATCATAGCCGATTTCGGCAGTCTGCCGGACAATGAACGGAATATGATCGAGATTATGTTTTTAAAGCCGGATTACCGTACAAGACTGCTGAATTGGGAAGGTGCTGCCCGTTACTCCGTAGCGGTTATGCGGGCAAGCTTCGACCATTACAAGGACAACCCGTTATATATGGAACGGTTCGAACGCTTGAGACGGGAAAGCGAGGAGTTCGTGCATTTCTGGGAGCTATATGAAGTCAAGCAAAAGCGCGTAGCCACCGCATTATTTCGTCTTCCTGACGCACAGGAGATGGAGTTCGCGCTCCATTCCGCAGCTGTCATCGATAATGACCCAGGGCTGCACTGGTGCTTCTTTGTTCCGGTTCCCGGTTCTGGCACGGAGGAGAGATTATTGCGTGTACTGGAGCAGGACAGGCATCTCCCGTAA
- a CDS encoding MerR family transcriptional regulator, with product MNRMRIGDLTERAGVTQRTVRYYESIGLLPSGEREGNGHHYYTEETVARLQKIDQLKKVGLSLEEIRDVIELYFTDTSGVLPKRKVLGILRQHLADTDQKLDALGQFRSDLQSNIERFERWLEVNDSD from the coding sequence ATGAACCGCATGCGCATTGGCGATTTGACAGAACGAGCCGGGGTAACCCAGCGCACGGTTCGCTATTACGAGAGCATTGGATTGCTTCCATCTGGCGAGCGCGAAGGCAATGGTCATCATTACTACACGGAAGAAACGGTTGCTCGCCTGCAAAAGATCGATCAGTTGAAGAAGGTTGGCCTAAGTTTGGAGGAAATTCGGGACGTAATCGAGCTTTACTTTACGGATACGAGCGGGGTGCTGCCGAAACGGAAAGTCCTCGGCATACTGCGCCAGCATTTGGCCGACACGGACCAGAAGCTTGATGCGCTCGGACAGTTCCGCAGCGATTTGCAGTCGAATATAGAACGTTTCGAGCGGTGGCTCGAGGTCAATGACAGCGATTAA
- a CDS encoding NAD(P)-dependent oxidoreductase encodes MRENIGFIGLGLLGMPVAANLLQAGYALTVYNRTPEKAEPLVAQGALQAVRPADAVTTGGIVVTLVWDDEALEDVVKSEDFLERLGVGGIHVSMSTVSPDTGRKLSDLHARHGSVYVEAPIFGRPEAAAARQLWIPIAGPQEAKERVRPLLEAMGAKGIFDFGEEAGSALLVKLIGNFLIVSAARSLEEALGIAERGGVDPQAAVNMLTSTLFTAPIYQSYGKMIAEKSSIPESKIPQKDVGLLLSAAQKAQVPAPLSSLLLDMLENGDRSRT; translated from the coding sequence ATGAGAGAGAACATTGGATTTATCGGTCTCGGACTGCTTGGTATGCCAGTCGCCGCCAATCTGCTCCAAGCAGGATATGCGCTCACCGTATACAACCGCACCCCAGAAAAAGCGGAGCCACTCGTGGCTCAAGGTGCGCTGCAGGCGGTCCGTCCGGCTGACGCCGTGACAACCGGTGGCATCGTCGTCACCTTGGTGTGGGACGATGAAGCATTGGAAGACGTCGTCAAAAGCGAAGATTTCTTAGAACGCCTGGGCGTAGGCGGGATACATGTATCAATGAGTACGGTATCGCCGGACACGGGCAGGAAGCTATCGGATCTGCATGCGCGGCATGGTTCCGTCTATGTTGAGGCGCCTATCTTTGGACGGCCGGAGGCAGCCGCTGCCAGGCAATTGTGGATTCCTATAGCGGGTCCGCAGGAAGCAAAGGAGCGGGTGCGGCCGCTGCTGGAAGCGATGGGAGCTAAAGGGATCTTTGACTTTGGCGAGGAAGCCGGTTCGGCTTTACTCGTCAAACTGATCGGTAACTTCCTGATCGTCTCCGCGGCACGCTCACTGGAAGAAGCGCTAGGCATAGCTGAGCGCGGCGGAGTCGATCCCCAAGCAGCGGTCAATATGCTTACCAGCACACTGTTTACCGCGCCCATCTATCAAAGCTATGGCAAAATGATAGCCGAGAAGTCATCCATACCCGAAAGTAAAATTCCACAGAAAGATGTCGGCCTCTTGCTGTCGGCGGCGCAAAAAGCACAAGTTCCAGCTCCGCTTTCCAGCCTGCTGCTTGATATGCTGGAGAACGGAGATCGGAGCCGAACATAA
- a CDS encoding MBL fold metallo-hydrolase, translated as MQIKWYGHSSFLLTSDAGTRILIDPYFKFLGYRMPVPVNSDIVVVTHNHGDHNKVNAASGDYLLVNEPKEYSRGDVSMSGFKTFHDKVNGKKRGPNIVFRFRMDGLTICHCGDLGHLLTEEQVKEIGKVDVLIVPVGGRATLAGAEAAQVMRQLHATVAIPMHYSTKAVGILGRIFFAKVDKFLEAAGTRTTDVKTLNVSKESLAQYAGVVTMQYE; from the coding sequence ATGCAGATTAAATGGTATGGCCATTCTTCTTTTCTGCTGACTTCGGATGCCGGAACGAGGATTCTCATCGATCCCTACTTTAAGTTTCTTGGCTATCGCATGCCGGTTCCGGTTAATTCGGATATCGTCGTGGTTACGCATAATCATGGCGATCACAATAAAGTTAACGCCGCATCGGGTGATTACTTGCTGGTGAACGAGCCGAAAGAATACAGTCGCGGCGATGTGAGCATGAGTGGGTTCAAGACTTTCCACGATAAGGTGAACGGTAAGAAAAGAGGGCCCAATATTGTTTTCCGCTTCCGGATGGATGGACTGACGATCTGCCATTGCGGGGATCTGGGGCATCTGCTTACAGAAGAACAAGTCAAAGAAATCGGCAAAGTGGACGTGCTTATCGTGCCCGTAGGAGGAAGGGCGACGCTCGCTGGGGCGGAAGCCGCTCAAGTGATGCGTCAATTGCATGCGACCGTAGCGATTCCGATGCATTATAGCACGAAGGCTGTGGGGATTCTCGGAAGGATTTTCTTCGCTAAGGTGGACAAATTCCTCGAGGCTGCCGGGACACGGACGACAGATGTAAAGACGTTGAACGTGTCCAAGGAAAGCCTTGCCCAATATGCTGGCGTCGTTACTATGCAGTATGAATAG
- a CDS encoding AraC family transcriptional regulator: MSDQFSRLQKELAELVNRHTDKDGYWPTIIPQLGFSRYSASHYSTLSGPPYGLYNPSIGIVVQGTKNVFLGNERFTYGPSKYVVASMEWPVVMESPDASPEVPNLFCRIEFTPGSILELLSADELKKISRGAAKRGMNVAELDTAILDAIVRLVRLLDKPTDIPILSQLYMKEILYRTLHGEHGDSFIRIVTDGGTTNHIKNAVQYILQHFQDSFRVEELADIANMSVPSFFRHFKEITSATPIQFQKQLRLQEARRLILSESTDIAEAAFRVGYESPTQFSREYSRMFGVPPREDMKLFRRRA; this comes from the coding sequence ATGTCGGATCAATTCTCTCGCTTGCAAAAAGAACTTGCCGAGCTGGTTAATCGCCATACCGACAAAGACGGATATTGGCCGACGATCATTCCGCAGCTGGGATTCTCTCGTTATTCCGCTTCTCATTACTCCACATTGTCTGGGCCACCTTACGGGCTTTACAACCCTTCCATCGGCATCGTCGTTCAAGGCACAAAAAACGTTTTTCTGGGTAATGAGCGCTTCACTTATGGCCCATCGAAATACGTTGTTGCCTCCATGGAATGGCCAGTTGTCATGGAATCGCCCGATGCATCTCCCGAAGTTCCCAATTTATTCTGCAGGATTGAGTTTACTCCTGGATCTATTTTAGAACTATTAAGCGCCGACGAGCTAAAGAAGATCTCCCGGGGTGCAGCTAAACGCGGAATGAACGTAGCCGAGTTGGATACGGCTATATTGGATGCTATAGTCAGGCTTGTTCGCCTGCTGGATAAGCCGACAGACATTCCGATCCTCTCCCAGCTGTATATGAAAGAAATCCTGTACCGAACATTGCATGGCGAGCATGGTGACTCCTTCATACGAATCGTAACGGACGGAGGGACAACCAACCATATCAAGAACGCCGTCCAATATATATTGCAGCACTTTCAGGATTCTTTCCGCGTTGAGGAGCTGGCTGATATTGCCAATATGAGTGTCCCATCGTTTTTTAGACATTTTAAAGAGATCACTTCCGCTACCCCGATTCAATTCCAGAAGCAGCTGAGACTTCAGGAGGCCCGGCGGCTCATCCTTTCTGAATCAACGGATATTGCAGAAGCCGCTTTTCGGGTCGGTTATGAGAGTCCCACGCAATTTAGTCGTGAGTATTCCCGGATGTTCGGCGTTCCGCCTAGAGAAGACATGAAGCTGTTCAGGAGGCGAGCTTGA
- a CDS encoding aldo/keto reductase, which translates to MKMIKLGHSGLEVSPICIGGMGFGDPATGYPSWSIGEEESRSVIKHAIEAGINFFDTANMYSQGNSEEIIGKAIKDFAKRENIVIATKLGAPMRAGPNSFGLSRKTIMTEIDQSLKRLGTDYIDLYQIHRADPFTPWEETLEALHDLVKMGKVRYLGASTMRTWQFAKALHIQKANGWTRFISMQHNYNLVAREEENEMIPLCADEGIQTIVYSPLSRGLLARPWGEGTMRTKAESGAAKYFEATAAADRKIVDNIGMIAEERGVSRAEISLSWLFRKPVVAAPIVGAIKTGHIDDAIKALAIKLTDAEVERLEDAYTPRIDVNVKNSDPEAIVKMAATVGKNIAVPIASK; encoded by the coding sequence ATGAAAATGATTAAGCTTGGTCACTCAGGTCTTGAGGTTTCACCCATCTGCATAGGCGGTATGGGCTTTGGAGATCCCGCAACCGGCTATCCTTCCTGGTCGATCGGCGAGGAAGAGAGCCGCTCTGTAATTAAGCATGCAATCGAGGCCGGAATCAACTTCTTTGACACCGCTAATATGTATTCGCAAGGGAACAGCGAGGAGATCATCGGCAAGGCGATTAAAGATTTCGCTAAACGCGAGAATATCGTCATAGCTACAAAGCTCGGCGCCCCAATGCGCGCTGGACCCAACTCGTTCGGTCTCTCGCGGAAGACCATTATGACGGAGATCGATCAAAGCTTAAAACGTCTTGGCACGGATTACATCGATCTTTACCAAATTCATCGCGCGGATCCCTTTACGCCATGGGAAGAAACGCTGGAAGCACTTCATGATCTTGTGAAGATGGGTAAAGTGCGTTATTTGGGTGCCTCGACAATGAGGACCTGGCAGTTCGCCAAAGCCCTTCACATTCAAAAAGCGAACGGTTGGACACGCTTCATATCCATGCAGCACAATTACAATTTGGTTGCTCGCGAGGAAGAAAACGAAATGATCCCACTCTGTGCCGACGAGGGTATTCAAACCATCGTCTACAGCCCACTTTCGCGTGGACTCCTGGCCCGTCCGTGGGGTGAAGGCACTATGCGCACGAAAGCCGAATCCGGCGCTGCAAAATACTTCGAGGCAACTGCCGCAGCCGACCGGAAAATTGTGGATAACATTGGTATGATCGCAGAAGAACGAGGGGTCAGCCGTGCGGAAATCTCTCTGTCGTGGTTGTTCCGCAAGCCGGTAGTGGCGGCGCCCATTGTGGGAGCGATCAAAACCGGTCACATTGACGATGCAATTAAAGCGCTCGCGATCAAGTTGACCGATGCTGAGGTTGAAAGGTTGGAGGATGCGTACACCCCTCGTATTGATGTGAACGTTAAAAACTCCGATCCGGAAGCGATTGTCAAAATGGCAGCAACCGTTGGGAAAAACATTGCGGTTCCGATTGCTTCTAAGTGA
- a CDS encoding NAD-dependent epimerase/dehydratase family protein, which translates to MKAIIFGATGMVGKSVLRECLLEDKVQGIMTIGRTRTNQQHQKLRQIILQEVADLSTVEPELTGYDACFFCLGVSSVGMKEEEYRKITYDMTLSVAQTLARLNPQMTFIYVSGSGTDSSEKGRSMWARVKGKTENDLLRLPFQAAYMFRPGAILPSHGVKSKTKLYQIFYDAMKPFYPLLKKLHIVITSEQLGKAMIQVASGGYPRSVIENNELKKITWRPDRIDRESKVL; encoded by the coding sequence ATAAAGGCCATTATATTTGGTGCCACCGGTATGGTTGGTAAAAGTGTGCTGCGTGAATGTTTGCTCGAAGACAAGGTTCAAGGAATCATGACGATCGGTCGTACTCGGACGAATCAACAGCATCAAAAATTAAGGCAGATTATACTTCAAGAAGTCGCTGATTTATCTACTGTTGAACCAGAATTAACAGGATATGATGCCTGCTTTTTCTGTCTTGGCGTTTCCTCCGTGGGAATGAAGGAAGAGGAGTACAGAAAAATTACGTATGATATGACGCTTTCCGTAGCACAAACATTAGCAAGGTTGAACCCTCAGATGACCTTTATTTATGTCTCTGGAAGTGGGACGGATAGTTCTGAAAAAGGGCGCTCGATGTGGGCAAGAGTGAAGGGTAAGACAGAAAATGATTTATTGCGTCTTCCTTTTCAGGCTGCTTATATGTTCCGTCCGGGTGCCATCCTTCCATCCCACGGTGTGAAATCCAAAACAAAGCTCTACCAGATTTTTTACGATGCGATGAAGCCTTTTTATCCGTTACTGAAGAAGTTACACATTGTCATTACATCGGAACAGTTAGGTAAAGCCATGATCCAGGTAGCTAGCGGAGGTTATCCTCGCTCAGTGATAGAGAACAATGAACTCAAAAAAATAACTTGGCGGCCAGATCGGATTGATCGAGAATCCAAGGTGCTTTGA
- a CDS encoding SDR family NAD(P)-dependent oxidoreductase, translated as MRTCDQNLVDTVIKEQEQIDVLINNAGYGEYGPTEEIPMEKARAQLDVNLFAAAELANMVIPIMRKRKSGRIINISSTGGDQYTPLGAWYYASKAALQQWSDTLDLELRNFGIRSVIVQPGGTRTEWAKVTLEKIKGNLAPLSPYKKMVDALEGLTSRQQSGRFANMAATPADLAKVFYKAATDKRPKWRYFHSFPDRMLTLIGRHFPRSYRAILNQFIMKRFSQ; from the coding sequence ATGCGGACCTGTGATCAAAACCTCGTTGATACAGTTATAAAAGAACAAGAACAAATCGATGTACTTATCAACAATGCAGGTTACGGCGAATATGGTCCAACTGAGGAAATCCCGATGGAAAAGGCACGAGCTCAATTAGATGTTAATCTTTTCGCTGCTGCCGAACTTGCGAATATGGTTATTCCGATCATGCGGAAACGAAAATCAGGGCGCATCATCAATATCTCCTCCACTGGCGGGGACCAGTATACGCCACTCGGCGCTTGGTACTATGCTTCAAAAGCTGCACTTCAACAATGGAGCGATACCTTAGATTTGGAACTGCGTAATTTCGGTATTCGGAGCGTGATTGTTCAACCTGGCGGCACACGCACGGAATGGGCAAAAGTGACACTTGAAAAAATCAAGGGAAATCTGGCACCCCTTTCTCCTTATAAAAAGATGGTTGATGCGCTTGAAGGCTTAACTAGTCGGCAACAATCCGGACGTTTTGCCAATATGGCTGCAACACCAGCCGATTTGGCAAAAGTCTTCTATAAAGCAGCGACGGATAAGCGACCTAAATGGCGTTACTTTCATTCATTTCCGGACCGGATGCTTACATTGATTGGGCGCCATTTTCCACGTAGCTATAGAGCCATTTTGAATCAGTTTATTATGAAGCGCTTTTCGCAATAA